Proteins found in one Geomonas subterranea genomic segment:
- a CDS encoding HIT family protein, translating to MDRLWAPWRMEYLTQPPAPGCIFCAEGDDRELLIIHRTPSARVMLNRYPYCNGHLLVSLHRHTAELNDLTGDEMQELFRVVALCKEVLARSSSPDGFNIGMNLGKAAGAGVVDHLHLHVVPRWNGDSNFMSVVAEARVLPEALLATYDRLLPFFPKAEVA from the coding sequence ATGGACAGGCTTTGGGCGCCCTGGAGGATGGAATACCTGACGCAGCCGCCGGCGCCGGGCTGCATATTCTGCGCTGAGGGGGACGACCGGGAGCTACTGATCATCCACCGCACCCCGTCGGCCCGGGTCATGCTGAACCGCTACCCGTACTGCAACGGTCACCTGCTGGTTTCGCTGCACCGTCACACGGCCGAGCTGAACGATCTGACTGGCGACGAGATGCAGGAGCTTTTCCGCGTCGTCGCCCTGTGCAAGGAGGTGCTCGCCCGCTCCAGCAGTCCCGACGGTTTCAATATCGGCATGAATCTCGGGAAGGCGGCCGGGGCCGGCGTCGTGGACCATCTCCACCTGCACGTGGTGCCGCGCTGGAACGGCGACAGCAACTTCATGTCCGTGGTGGCGGAGGCGCGGGTGCTCCCCGAGGCCCTGCTGGCGACCTACGACCGGCTGCTCCCCTTCTTTCCGAAAGCGGAGGTGGCGTGA
- a CDS encoding ROK family protein, producing MTRELCIGVDLGGSNLRMALVDRQGSVLARSAEPTLPAAGLDSLLSRLLAGVGRLQGEATRIGARTVALAVGVPGLVCSDGVVRASVNVPGLEGVPLARELSLATGLPVAALNDANACAVGEKRYGAGRDYRSLIALTIGTGVGAGLILDGKLWTGADGAAGEFGHIPVEPEGRPCGCGSRGCLEQYASAGAIAGEGGDAAVVANRARLGDAAALAVFAEAGRYLGIAMAGVVNLLNLEAVIVCGGVARSFDLLAPALLRELDSRTFSVAGGRVRVEPGMLGDDAGVLGAAATAFETVL from the coding sequence GTGACCCGGGAATTGTGCATCGGCGTCGATCTCGGCGGAAGCAACCTGAGGATGGCCCTGGTGGACCGTCAGGGGAGTGTGCTGGCGCGCAGCGCGGAGCCGACCCTGCCGGCGGCGGGGCTCGACTCACTGCTCTCGCGGCTCCTGGCCGGGGTCGGGAGGTTGCAAGGGGAGGCGACCCGCATCGGCGCCCGCACCGTGGCGCTCGCGGTCGGGGTTCCGGGGCTGGTATGCAGCGACGGCGTCGTGCGCGCCAGCGTCAACGTCCCCGGGCTCGAGGGGGTGCCCCTGGCCCGGGAGCTCTCCCTCGCGACGGGGCTGCCGGTGGCGGCCCTCAACGATGCCAACGCCTGCGCGGTGGGCGAAAAACGCTACGGCGCCGGGCGCGACTACCGCTCCCTCATCGCGCTCACCATAGGGACCGGCGTCGGGGCCGGGCTGATCCTTGACGGCAAACTCTGGACCGGGGCCGACGGCGCGGCGGGGGAGTTCGGTCACATCCCGGTCGAACCCGAGGGGCGCCCCTGCGGCTGCGGTAGCCGTGGATGTCTGGAGCAGTACGCTTCGGCTGGCGCCATCGCCGGGGAGGGGGGCGATGCCGCCGTGGTCGCTAACCGGGCGCGGCTGGGGGATGCCGCGGCGCTTGCCGTCTTCGCCGAGGCGGGACGCTACCTCGGCATCGCCATGGCGGGGGTGGTGAACCTGCTGAACCTGGAAGCCGTGATCGTGTGCGGCGGCGTGGCGCGGAGCTTCGACCTGCTGGCGCCCGCCCTGCTCCGGGAGCTCGACTCCCGCACCTTTTCCGTTGCCGGCGGCCGGGTCCGTGTCGAACCCGGGATGCTGGGAGACGACGCCGGCGTACTGGGGGCGGCGGCCACCGCGTTCGAAACCGTTCTTTAG
- a CDS encoding DsbC family protein, giving the protein MSFRRIFTPLFTACVLFALAATSFAAAPVKPEESFRNAFPTVPVDSMTPTEIPGLYEVISGQRIFYYYPDKELVLTGEIVGKDLKSRTAERKGAIMAKVVKDLPLDKALKIGDGKKIVVEFTDPDCPFCRRGAEYFTKRTDVTQYIFFAPLAHPGAITKIEYILSAENKVQAYDAMMLGQDIPANAKPASPEIKRLAQEHMELARKSGVTGTPTFFVNGQMVVGADLARLDELLK; this is encoded by the coding sequence ATGTCGTTTAGAAGGATCTTTACACCACTGTTCACCGCGTGCGTTTTGTTCGCCCTGGCGGCAACATCGTTCGCCGCTGCCCCGGTCAAGCCCGAGGAGTCTTTCCGCAACGCATTCCCCACGGTTCCCGTGGACAGCATGACTCCGACCGAAATCCCGGGACTCTACGAGGTGATCTCGGGCCAGCGCATCTTCTACTACTACCCGGACAAGGAACTGGTGCTGACCGGCGAGATCGTGGGGAAGGATCTGAAGAGCCGCACCGCCGAGCGCAAGGGGGCCATCATGGCCAAGGTGGTCAAGGACCTGCCTTTGGACAAGGCGCTCAAGATCGGCGACGGCAAGAAGATAGTGGTGGAGTTCACCGACCCGGACTGCCCCTTCTGCCGCAGGGGCGCCGAGTACTTCACCAAGAGGACCGACGTGACCCAGTACATCTTCTTCGCGCCTCTGGCACACCCGGGGGCGATCACCAAGATCGAGTACATCCTTTCGGCGGAAAACAAGGTGCAGGCCTACGACGCCATGATGCTGGGGCAGGATATCCCGGCCAACGCGAAACCCGCCTCACCCGAGATCAAGCGCCTGGCCCAGGAACACATGGAGCTGGCCAGGAAATCCGGCGTCACCGGGACCCCCACCTTCTTCGTCAACGGGCAGATGGTGGTGGGAGCCGACCTGGCCAGGCTGGACGAACTGCTCAAGTAG
- a CDS encoding endonuclease Q family protein translates to MKFTADLHIHSRFSRATSRDLGLDQLWRWAQLKGIRVVGTGDCTHPEWLAELERELIPAEPGLLRLRREPPQSQVPDSCRAPVSFLISGEISCIYRKGGRTRKVHCLVLLPDFGAAHRLNLALSRVGNLASDGRPILKLDAKDLLAMVLQASPHGLLIPAHAWTPHFSIFGACSGFESLEECFEELAPEVHAIETGLSSDPAMNWRWSVLDGITLISNSDAHSASKLGREATIFDTELSYDGIYRAIAGGKGVAGTIEFFPEQGKYHADGHRCCGVRLSPRETIAHGYRCPACGGKLTVGVLHRVELLADRPAGARPGEAPPFRSVIPLIDLIGGALRVGCSSKKAEALYFELLRGLGNEFHILLEASLEKIAARSTTTLAAGIGRMRSGEVEIKAGYDGKFGTVSVSAPDGDAT, encoded by the coding sequence ATGAAATTCACCGCAGACCTGCACATCCACTCCCGCTTCTCCAGGGCGACCAGCCGCGACCTGGGCCTCGACCAACTCTGGCGCTGGGCGCAGTTGAAGGGGATCCGGGTGGTCGGCACCGGGGATTGCACCCATCCCGAATGGCTTGCCGAACTGGAGCGGGAACTGATCCCTGCCGAACCGGGACTGCTGCGCCTGCGCCGGGAGCCTCCCCAGAGCCAGGTGCCGGACAGTTGCCGCGCCCCGGTCTCCTTCCTGATCAGCGGCGAGATCAGCTGCATCTACCGCAAGGGGGGACGCACCAGGAAGGTGCATTGCCTGGTGCTGCTACCCGACTTCGGGGCGGCGCACCGGCTGAACCTCGCGCTCTCCCGCGTAGGCAACCTGGCCTCCGATGGCAGACCGATCCTGAAACTGGACGCCAAGGACCTCCTCGCCATGGTTCTCCAGGCATCTCCGCACGGGCTCCTCATCCCCGCCCACGCCTGGACCCCCCACTTCTCCATCTTCGGCGCCTGTTCCGGCTTCGAGTCCCTGGAGGAATGCTTCGAGGAGCTCGCCCCCGAGGTCCACGCCATCGAAACCGGCCTCTCCTCCGACCCCGCCATGAACTGGCGCTGGTCGGTCCTGGACGGTATCACGCTCATCTCCAACTCGGACGCGCACTCCGCCAGCAAGCTTGGACGCGAGGCGACCATCTTCGATACCGAACTTTCTTACGACGGGATCTACCGGGCCATAGCCGGCGGCAAGGGGGTGGCGGGGACCATAGAGTTCTTCCCGGAGCAGGGGAAATATCACGCCGACGGCCACAGATGCTGCGGGGTGAGGCTCTCCCCCCGGGAAACCATCGCGCACGGCTATCGCTGCCCCGCCTGCGGAGGGAAGCTGACGGTGGGGGTGCTGCACCGGGTCGAACTTCTGGCCGACCGCCCGGCCGGCGCGAGGCCCGGGGAGGCACCCCCGTTCCGGTCCGTGATTCCGCTCATAGATCTGATCGGGGGGGCGCTGCGGGTCGGGTGCTCCAGCAAGAAGGCCGAGGCGCTCTACTTCGAGCTGTTGCGCGGGCTTGGGAACGAATTCCACATCCTGCTCGAGGCGTCGCTCGAAAAAATAGCCGCCAGGTCGACGACGACGCTGGCGGCGGGTATAGGGAGGATGCGTTCGGGTGAGGTGGAGATCAAGGCCGGCTACGACGGCAAATTCGGCACCGTCTCGGTCTCAGCGCCTGATGGCGACGCTACTTGA
- a CDS encoding MerR family transcriptional regulator, protein MDIMKDGEEITSIGDVAAALGLTTRTIRYWEEVGIIESVPRSDGATRGFTPYYVRRIKFIIKLKELGLTIKEMQDLYAAYGEAKQTERMVPRLVEILDEHIEKIDDKMARLASLRSDIASYRQHMVSKFGSSQASGA, encoded by the coding sequence ATGGACATCATGAAGGACGGCGAAGAGATAACCTCGATCGGGGACGTCGCCGCTGCGCTGGGGCTTACCACCAGGACCATCCGCTATTGGGAGGAAGTCGGCATCATCGAAAGCGTGCCCAGAAGCGACGGCGCCACGCGCGGCTTCACCCCCTATTACGTGCGCCGCATCAAGTTCATCATCAAGCTCAAGGAACTGGGGCTCACCATCAAGGAGATGCAGGACCTCTACGCGGCGTACGGCGAGGCCAAGCAGACCGAGCGCATGGTGCCCAGGCTGGTCGAAATCCTGGACGAGCACATCGAGAAGATCGACGACAAGATGGCCCGGCTCGCCTCGCTGCGTAGCGACATCGCGAGCTACCGGCAGCACATGGTCAGCAAGTTCGGCTCCTCCCAAGCCAGCGGCGCCTGA
- a CDS encoding nitroreductase family protein yields the protein MDIFQAITGRRSIRKYKPAPVEPAKIKQVLNMARLAPSWKNMQCWRFLVLTGSGPRGALAGAFPDDNPGKKALVSAPCIIVVCADPGESGVENGIEYYVADTALAFDHLCLAAHGLGLGTCWMGWFDEGEIKRALDIPEGIRVVGITPLGYPDQSPNPRPRKELAQIAFCEKWDNPYQ from the coding sequence TTGGACATTTTTCAGGCCATAACCGGCAGGCGCAGCATAAGAAAGTACAAGCCTGCGCCCGTCGAGCCCGCGAAAATAAAACAGGTGCTCAATATGGCCCGGCTGGCGCCATCCTGGAAGAACATGCAGTGCTGGCGCTTCCTGGTGCTGACCGGGTCCGGGCCGAGGGGCGCGCTGGCCGGTGCCTTTCCCGATGACAATCCGGGCAAGAAGGCCCTCGTTTCGGCTCCCTGCATCATCGTCGTCTGTGCCGATCCTGGCGAGAGCGGCGTCGAGAACGGCATCGAGTACTACGTCGCCGACACGGCCCTGGCCTTTGACCACCTCTGCCTCGCCGCCCACGGCCTCGGCCTGGGCACCTGCTGGATGGGGTGGTTCGACGAGGGGGAGATCAAGCGCGCCCTGGACATTCCGGAGGGGATCCGGGTGGTGGGGATCACGCCGCTTGGCTATCCGGACCAGTCGCCCAACCCGCGCCCGCGCAAGGAGCTCGCGCAGATCGCCTTTTGCGAAAAGTGGGATAACCCGTACCAGTAG
- a CDS encoding pseudouridine synthase, with product MSISQYPAKVTMPRLDEPYPTVFAFLVDRFPRIPREVWEARIAQGKVLGEDGSPVSIATPYAAQKRVFYFREMDEERVIPFPEEILFQNDELLVACKPHFLPVTPGGAYLDQSLLHRLRKRTGIHHLVPLHRIDRETAGLVLFSVNPETRGRYAGLFREGRIEKEYRAVGLGPVPDGRESWLVESRLVPGEPWFVMGTEPGEVNARSRIRLLEQREGRSLFSLSPLTGKTHQLRVHMSSLGMPILNDRLYPRLQPRQPDDFDRPLQLLARWLRFKDPVSGKWLEFKSDRELLW from the coding sequence ATGTCCATCTCGCAGTATCCCGCCAAGGTGACCATGCCCAGGCTCGATGAGCCGTATCCCACCGTGTTCGCCTTTTTGGTGGATCGTTTCCCCAGGATCCCGCGAGAGGTGTGGGAGGCGCGCATCGCGCAGGGTAAGGTGCTCGGCGAGGATGGTTCCCCGGTAAGCATCGCCACTCCGTACGCAGCGCAAAAAAGGGTCTTCTATTTCAGGGAGATGGACGAGGAGAGGGTGATCCCGTTTCCGGAAGAGATCCTGTTTCAAAACGACGAGCTGCTGGTGGCATGCAAGCCTCATTTCCTGCCGGTTACCCCTGGCGGCGCCTACCTCGACCAGAGCCTGTTGCACCGGCTCAGGAAGCGGACCGGCATCCATCACCTGGTGCCGCTGCACCGGATCGATCGCGAGACCGCCGGCCTCGTGCTCTTCTCGGTGAACCCGGAAACGCGCGGCCGTTACGCGGGGCTTTTCCGGGAGGGCCGCATCGAGAAGGAGTACCGGGCGGTCGGCCTGGGGCCGGTCCCCGACGGCAGGGAGAGCTGGCTGGTGGAGAGCAGGCTGGTGCCGGGGGAGCCGTGGTTCGTCATGGGCACCGAGCCGGGGGAGGTCAACGCGCGCTCGCGGATCCGGCTGCTCGAACAGCGGGAGGGGCGGTCCCTGTTCTCGCTGAGCCCGCTCACCGGCAAGACCCACCAGCTGCGGGTCCACATGAGCTCGCTGGGGATGCCGATCCTCAACGACAGACTCTACCCGCGGTTGCAGCCCCGGCAGCCCGATGACTTCGACAGGCCGCTGCAGCTTCTTGCGCGATGGCTCCGATTCAAGGACCCCGTTTCCGGGAAGTGGCTGGAGTTCAAGTCTGATAGGGAACTTTTGTGGTAA
- a CDS encoding diguanylate cyclase yields the protein MSSCALVIDDSAAIREQVIRTLQDVGLFEEYREAKDGMEGFKTLIESKADLVICDVEMPRMDGYKFLQLVASRPDLQGLPIIMLTGKMDFNSKIRGLEQGASDYLTKPFDAGELVARVKVQLKIKSLQDELKTANEQLKRLTNIDHLTGLFNRRYLAEVLEAEFFRARRNRESLSLVMVDIDFFKQVNDTYGHQNGDLVLSSVAGLVQQQMRAYDSAARYGGEEFALVFPGTSLNGGVVAAERLRQAVLDFSFPPPLEDLTVTVSAGVATYPSPQVDNIDSLFRRADEALYRAKQNGRNRVETMPT from the coding sequence ATGTCCAGTTGCGCGCTCGTGATCGATGATTCGGCTGCCATTCGGGAGCAGGTAATACGGACTTTGCAGGACGTAGGGCTTTTCGAGGAGTACCGGGAAGCGAAGGACGGGATGGAGGGGTTCAAGACCTTGATCGAGTCCAAGGCCGACCTGGTGATCTGTGACGTCGAGATGCCGCGCATGGACGGTTACAAGTTCCTGCAACTGGTCGCCTCGCGCCCCGACCTGCAGGGGCTTCCCATCATCATGCTGACCGGCAAGATGGACTTCAACTCCAAGATCAGGGGGCTCGAGCAGGGCGCCAGCGACTACCTCACCAAGCCCTTTGACGCCGGCGAACTGGTGGCGCGCGTCAAGGTTCAACTCAAGATCAAGTCCCTGCAGGACGAGCTGAAAACGGCCAACGAGCAACTCAAGCGGCTCACCAACATAGACCACCTCACCGGGCTCTTCAACCGGCGCTACCTCGCGGAGGTGCTCGAGGCCGAGTTCTTCAGGGCCAGGCGCAATCGCGAGAGCCTTTCCCTGGTCATGGTCGACATCGATTTCTTCAAGCAGGTCAACGACACCTACGGTCATCAAAACGGCGACCTCGTCCTTTCCTCGGTCGCCGGTCTGGTGCAGCAGCAGATGCGCGCCTACGACAGCGCCGCGCGCTACGGCGGCGAGGAGTTCGCCCTGGTCTTCCCCGGCACCTCGCTGAACGGTGGGGTGGTCGCCGCCGAACGCCTGCGGCAGGCGGTGCTCGATTTTTCATTCCCACCTCCTCTCGAGGACCTGACGGTCACCGTCAGCGCCGGGGTCGCCACCTATCCCTCCCCGCAGGTCGACAACATCGACTCGTTGTTCCGCCGGGCCGACGAGGCGCTTTACCGCGCCAAGCAGAACGGGCGCAACAGGGTAGAGACCATGCCCACGTGA
- a CDS encoding electron transfer flavoprotein subunit beta/FixA family protein, giving the protein MKILVCVKQVPDMESRFRPDAAGVWYAETDLAFRVNEYDEYAIEQAVLLKEQLGGEPEITLLSVGPDRVVEAIKKGLAMGADRAVHVQDPASHLKDPFQIASIIAAYARGEGFDLIFTGMQSLDRGSSQVGVALAEMLGYPCATTVVGFEYADGTVTVKRELEGGVKGMVRLTAPALVTCQLGLNQPRYPTLPNIMKAKKKEVNVIPVEQLLKQEARLVLTRFRAPAKKGGGVVLEGDVADQVDRLIGILKDKTAVLR; this is encoded by the coding sequence ATGAAGATCCTGGTATGCGTCAAGCAGGTGCCCGACATGGAATCGCGTTTCCGTCCCGACGCCGCTGGCGTCTGGTACGCGGAGACCGACCTCGCCTTTCGCGTCAACGAGTATGACGAGTACGCCATCGAGCAGGCGGTCCTGCTCAAGGAGCAGTTGGGGGGCGAACCCGAGATAACCCTGCTTTCGGTGGGACCTGACCGCGTCGTGGAAGCGATAAAGAAGGGGCTGGCCATGGGGGCGGACCGCGCGGTGCACGTGCAGGATCCGGCTTCCCATCTGAAGGACCCCTTCCAGATCGCCTCGATCATCGCGGCATATGCCAGGGGAGAGGGATTCGATCTCATCTTCACCGGTATGCAGTCCCTGGACCGCGGTTCGAGCCAGGTGGGAGTGGCCCTCGCCGAGATGCTGGGATACCCCTGCGCCACGACCGTCGTTGGTTTCGAGTACGCCGACGGGACCGTGACCGTGAAGCGCGAGCTCGAGGGGGGGGTGAAAGGGATGGTGCGGCTCACGGCGCCGGCCCTGGTGACCTGCCAGCTCGGCCTGAACCAGCCGCGCTACCCGACGCTTCCCAACATCATGAAGGCGAAGAAGAAAGAGGTGAACGTGATCCCGGTTGAGCAGCTGTTAAAGCAGGAGGCGAGGCTGGTTTTGACCCGGTTTCGCGCCCCGGCCAAGAAGGGGGGGGGCGTGGTCCTGGAAGGAGACGTTGCGGACCAGGTCGACCGGCTGATCGGGATACTAAAGGACAAGACCGCGGTGTTGCGCTAG
- a CDS encoding electron transfer flavoprotein subunit alpha/FixB family protein, translating to MKALLVGECRDGKLLEHSHELFGFASQLGAETAMVLIGSEGALPSYGGTVYLADASKYGEYNPDLHKRLVQAAVEREKPDYVVFMHTSYGWDLAPRVAALLQAPQVSEVVALAEGGFERPCCSQKMRQVVQAVGSPVVLTLQGGAFPAVVPGGTPQQQPLDVDGKGRGEFLGYEAAARKGVDLSRAEIIVSAGRGVGKKENLPVIAELAKVLGGEVGASRPVVDSGWMEAGAQVGVTGQTVSPKLYIACGISGAIQHLAGMKKSGFIVAINKDRDAPIGEVADVLVVADVMQFVPALTAKLAK from the coding sequence ATGAAAGCATTACTCGTCGGCGAATGCCGCGATGGCAAACTGTTGGAGCACAGCCATGAACTGTTCGGTTTCGCCTCGCAACTGGGAGCCGAGACCGCCATGGTCTTGATCGGCAGCGAAGGGGCGCTGCCCAGTTACGGGGGGACCGTCTACCTGGCGGACGCCTCGAAATACGGGGAATACAACCCGGACCTGCACAAGCGGCTGGTGCAGGCGGCGGTGGAACGGGAGAAGCCGGACTACGTGGTTTTCATGCACACCTCGTACGGGTGGGATCTGGCGCCCCGGGTGGCGGCCCTGCTCCAGGCGCCGCAGGTTTCCGAGGTGGTCGCCCTGGCCGAGGGAGGGTTCGAGCGTCCCTGCTGCAGCCAGAAGATGCGGCAGGTGGTGCAGGCGGTTGGAAGCCCGGTGGTTCTTACCCTGCAGGGGGGAGCCTTCCCCGCGGTGGTGCCGGGGGGGACGCCGCAGCAGCAGCCGCTGGACGTTGACGGTAAGGGGCGGGGTGAGTTCCTGGGGTATGAGGCTGCGGCGCGCAAGGGGGTCGATCTCAGCAGGGCGGAGATCATCGTCAGCGCCGGGCGGGGTGTCGGCAAGAAGGAGAACCTGCCGGTGATCGCGGAGCTGGCCAAGGTATTGGGCGGCGAGGTAGGGGCGAGCCGTCCTGTCGTGGACAGCGGTTGGATGGAGGCGGGGGCGCAGGTGGGGGTGACCGGTCAGACCGTGAGTCCCAAGCTGTACATCGCCTGCGGCATCAGCGGTGCGATTCAGCATCTGGCCGGGATGAAGAAATCGGGGTTCATCGTGGCCATCAACAAGGACAGGGATGCCCCCATCGGTGAGGTTGCCGACGTCTTGGTGGTTGCAGACGTGATGCAGTTTGTGCCGGCGCTGACCGCCAAGCTGGCGAAGTAG
- a CDS encoding four helix bundle suffix domain-containing protein, with protein sequence MNGSHDLILPHGGYRRLRSFAVALAAYDGTVIFCERFVDKRSRTHDQMVQAARSGVQNIAEGSLASGTSKKTELKLTGVARASLGELIRDYEDFLRQNNLPVWDKESPRVRAMRARLAGKLTKAVGVSDGADRSDKSDKSDKSDKSDKSDKSDKSDKSDRSDVFDEPLLAALRALRVSTAEVSANIMLCLSHQASYLLKRQMDRLESDFVQNGGFTERLYNYRKEHR encoded by the coding sequence ATGAACGGCTCGCACGACCTTATTCTGCCGCACGGAGGGTACCGGAGACTGCGGAGTTTTGCAGTTGCCCTGGCTGCCTACGACGGGACCGTCATCTTTTGCGAGCGTTTTGTTGACAAACGCTCGCGCACCCATGACCAGATGGTGCAGGCTGCGCGCAGCGGCGTACAGAACATCGCCGAAGGTTCCTTGGCCTCAGGAACCTCGAAGAAGACCGAACTGAAGCTGACCGGGGTGGCGCGGGCAAGTCTTGGGGAACTGATCAGGGACTACGAGGACTTCCTGCGGCAAAACAACCTGCCGGTTTGGGACAAGGAGTCACCCAGGGTGCGGGCCATGCGGGCAAGGCTTGCAGGGAAGCTGACCAAGGCAGTCGGAGTGTCGGATGGGGCCGACAGGTCAGACAAGTCAGACAAGTCAGACAAGTCAGACAAGTCAGACAAGTCAGACAAGTCAGACAAGTCAGACAAGTCAGACCGGTCCGACGTCTTTGACGAGCCGCTGTTAGCGGCCCTTCGGGCGCTGCGCGTGAGTACTGCGGAGGTGAGCGCCAACATAATGCTCTGCCTGTCCCACCAGGCAAGCTACCTGCTCAAACGCCAAATGGACCGCCTGGAGAGCGACTTCGTCCAAAACGGCGGCTTCACCGAAAGGCTCTACAACTACCGCAAGGAACACCGCTGA
- the ligA gene encoding NAD-dependent DNA ligase LigA, with protein MDAQAAAGRIASLSKEIERHNRLYYEQDMPEITDAEYDALFRELQGLEREFPELALPDSPTGRVGGRPLARFTQVRHSMPMLSLENAFTGQDMIDFDDRVKRFLGLAADTGISYVCEPKMDGVAVELVYREGLLAIGSTRGDGVVGEDVTQNLKTIKDVPLRLETHEPPELLTVRGEVYLPLAPFRKFNREREEAGEPPFANPRNAAAGSLRQLDSRITAKRPLSIFCYAPGELGGVEFTSQSHFLKTIPEWRLPVNPLTRVVNGIKEMLAYYQEMMEKRDDLPYEIDGVVVKVDSFRMQRELGEKSRSPRWAIAWKFPPRQATTVVEQIFHSVGRTGVITPVAFLKPVNVSGVMVSRATLHNWEELERKDIREGDTVVIERAGDVIPAVVQVILDQRPEGAVKPQVPESCPVCGGEVVRLPDEVAVRCVALTCPAQLLERVKHFASRRAMDIEGLGDKFIDQLLALKLIKDVADIYTLREEDFMQFERMGKKLAENLLNAIEASKERDLSRLIFALGIRHVGEHTAKLLAGAFGSIENLAKASEEELTSIREVGPQVATSIADFFKSEDNLQVLERLKAAGVSPKVEEKRVGGRFTGKTFVFTGALEKFTRDEAKKMVEQEGAHAAGSVSKKTDYVVAGADAGSKLEKARQLGVRVLTEEEFLELMR; from the coding sequence ATGGACGCACAAGCCGCCGCCGGGCGCATCGCCTCGCTCTCCAAAGAGATCGAGCGCCACAACCGCCTTTACTACGAACAGGACATGCCGGAGATCACGGACGCGGAGTACGACGCGCTGTTTCGCGAACTGCAGGGGCTGGAAAGAGAGTTCCCGGAGCTCGCCCTCCCCGACTCTCCCACCGGCAGGGTCGGCGGACGCCCGCTGGCCAGGTTCACCCAGGTGCGCCACAGCATGCCGATGCTCTCCCTGGAGAACGCCTTCACCGGGCAGGACATGATCGACTTCGACGACCGCGTGAAGCGCTTTTTGGGCCTTGCCGCCGACACCGGGATCTCCTACGTCTGCGAGCCGAAGATGGACGGCGTGGCCGTGGAACTGGTGTACCGCGAGGGGCTTTTGGCGATCGGCTCCACCCGCGGCGACGGCGTCGTGGGCGAGGACGTGACCCAGAACCTGAAGACCATCAAGGACGTGCCGCTGCGCCTGGAAACGCACGAACCGCCGGAACTGCTCACGGTGCGCGGTGAGGTCTACCTCCCCCTGGCCCCTTTCCGCAAGTTCAACCGGGAACGCGAGGAGGCGGGCGAGCCCCCGTTCGCCAACCCCAGGAATGCGGCGGCGGGCTCCCTGCGCCAGCTCGACTCCCGGATCACCGCCAAGCGTCCCCTGAGCATCTTCTGCTACGCGCCGGGGGAACTGGGGGGCGTTGAGTTCACCTCCCAGAGCCACTTTCTGAAGACCATCCCCGAATGGCGGCTGCCGGTAAACCCGCTGACCCGCGTAGTGAACGGGATAAAGGAGATGCTCGCCTACTACCAGGAGATGATGGAGAAGCGCGACGACCTCCCCTACGAGATCGACGGCGTCGTGGTTAAGGTCGATTCCTTCCGGATGCAACGGGAGCTCGGGGAGAAAAGCCGCTCGCCGCGCTGGGCCATCGCCTGGAAATTTCCGCCGCGCCAGGCGACCACGGTCGTGGAGCAGATATTCCACTCGGTCGGGCGTACCGGGGTGATCACACCGGTGGCCTTCCTGAAGCCGGTGAACGTATCCGGGGTCATGGTGTCCCGCGCCACCCTGCACAACTGGGAGGAGCTGGAGAGAAAGGACATCCGCGAAGGGGACACCGTCGTGATCGAGCGAGCCGGCGACGTCATCCCCGCCGTGGTGCAGGTCATCCTGGACCAGCGCCCGGAAGGTGCGGTCAAGCCTCAGGTGCCGGAGAGCTGCCCGGTCTGCGGCGGCGAGGTGGTCCGCCTGCCGGACGAGGTGGCGGTACGCTGCGTGGCCCTTACCTGCCCGGCGCAGTTGTTGGAACGGGTGAAGCATTTCGCCTCGCGGCGCGCCATGGATATCGAGGGACTTGGGGACAAGTTCATCGACCAGCTGCTGGCCCTGAAGCTGATCAAGGACGTAGCGGACATCTACACGCTCAGGGAAGAGGACTTCATGCAGTTCGAGCGCATGGGGAAAAAGCTCGCCGAGAACCTCCTGAACGCGATCGAGGCGAGCAAGGAGCGCGACCTCTCGCGGCTCATCTTCGCGCTCGGCATCAGGCACGTCGGCGAGCACACCGCGAAGCTTTTGGCCGGCGCCTTCGGCAGCATCGAGAACCTGGCTAAAGCGAGCGAGGAGGAACTGACCAGCATCCGCGAAGTCGGGCCGCAGGTCGCGACCAGCATAGCCGATTTCTTCAAGAGCGAGGACAACCTGCAGGTGCTGGAGCGGCTCAAGGCCGCCGGGGTAAGTCCCAAGGTAGAGGAGAAGCGGGTTGGTGGCAGGTTCACCGGCAAGACCTTCGTCTTCACCGGCGCCCTGGAGAAGTTCACCAGGGACGAGGCCAAGAAGATGGTGGAGCAGGAAGGGGCCCATGCCGCCGGGAGTGTCTCCAAGAAGACCGACTACGTCGTGGCCGGCGCCGACGCTGGCAGCAAGCTCGAGAAGGCGCGTCAGTTGGGCGTGCGCGTGCTGACCGAAGAGGAGTTTTTGGAGTTGATGCGGTAG